In Picosynechococcus sp. PCC 7002, the following are encoded in one genomic region:
- a CDS encoding YqiA/YcfP family alpha/beta fold hydrolase, giving the protein MTRTLYLHGFASSPQSRKAQYFAEHIPDLVIPDLNQDDFGGLTISRQLAQLKPLLTEPSYIIGSSLGGLTAAILAEQCPELVKKIVLLAPAFQFTTNWRRRLGETTIAEWQKKIYRPVFHYSYQREIPLHYNFFQDAETYANYSFKNTISTLILHGIHDETVPIQVSEDYCKERPWTTLISLDSDHSLGNCLDTLVQETKQFLFGG; this is encoded by the coding sequence ATGACCCGCACCCTCTATCTCCACGGCTTCGCTTCTAGTCCCCAATCCCGCAAAGCCCAATATTTTGCCGAACATATCCCTGATCTCGTTATTCCCGATCTCAATCAAGACGATTTCGGTGGCTTGACTATTTCCCGACAACTGGCGCAGCTTAAACCCCTGCTCACAGAACCCAGTTACATCATTGGTTCAAGTTTGGGGGGACTGACAGCGGCAATCCTGGCGGAACAATGTCCAGAACTGGTTAAAAAAATTGTTTTACTGGCCCCGGCTTTCCAATTCACCACCAATTGGCGTCGTCGCTTAGGCGAAACTACCATCGCAGAATGGCAAAAGAAAATTTATCGTCCGGTGTTTCATTACAGCTACCAACGGGAAATTCCCCTCCACTACAACTTTTTTCAAGATGCAGAAACTTACGCGAATTATTCGTTTAAAAATACAATATCAACGTTAATTCTCCACGGCATTCATGATGAAACAGTACCCATTCAAGTAAGCGAAGATTATTGTAAAGAGCGACCCTGGACAACGTTGATTTCTCTCGACAGTGACCACAGTTTAGGTAATTGCTTAGACACGCTTGTGCAAGAAACAAAACAGTTTTTATTTGGGGGTTAA
- a CDS encoding DUF309 domain-containing protein, whose protein sequence is MTIPETFFVGVEQLNTQQFYACHDTLEALWFEAMEPEKSLYQGILQIAVACYHLSNENLRGATILMGEGLRRLRQTEEEVYGGLNLVDFIQQGEVLLASLQRLPTAEVTTFYQALQAENRFPRLNPV, encoded by the coding sequence ATGACAATTCCAGAGACTTTTTTTGTGGGGGTAGAGCAACTAAACACTCAACAGTTTTATGCGTGCCACGATACCCTTGAGGCTCTATGGTTTGAGGCTATGGAGCCAGAAAAGTCTCTTTACCAAGGTATTTTGCAAATTGCCGTGGCTTGTTATCACCTCAGTAATGAAAATCTCAGGGGCGCAACAATTCTCATGGGAGAAGGGCTACGCCGCCTCCGCCAGACGGAAGAAGAAGTTTATGGTGGCCTGAATCTCGTGGACTTTATTCAGCAGGGAGAGGTGCTGCTCGCCAGTTTGCAACGGTTGCCCACGGCAGAGGTGACAACTTTTTATCAGGCGCTCCAGGCAGAGAATCGTTTCCCACGCCTCAATCCCGTTTAG
- the gmk gene encoding guanylate kinase, whose product MTTPGKLIVLTGPSGVGKGTLVRSLLPRHQNLFLSISATTRQPRPGEVDGQDYFFKTREQFEAMIAAGDLLEWAEYAGNYYGTPLPPVKTQIQQGNFVILEIEVIGANQVKEIYADALRIFILPPSFEELEQRLRGRGNDPEAAIAKRLVRAKEELAMSHEFDHEIVNDDLETALTELEKVIFS is encoded by the coding sequence ATGACCACCCCCGGAAAATTAATTGTCCTCACAGGGCCAAGTGGTGTTGGTAAAGGAACCTTAGTTCGTTCTTTACTACCGCGCCACCAAAATTTATTTCTCTCGATCTCAGCAACAACCCGTCAGCCCCGCCCTGGAGAAGTGGATGGGCAAGACTATTTTTTCAAAACCCGTGAACAATTTGAGGCGATGATCGCTGCGGGGGATCTCCTCGAATGGGCCGAGTATGCGGGAAATTACTACGGCACCCCTCTGCCTCCGGTGAAAACACAAATTCAACAGGGAAACTTTGTCATCCTCGAAATCGAGGTCATTGGGGCCAACCAAGTTAAAGAAATCTATGCAGATGCCCTCAGAATTTTTATTTTGCCACCGTCCTTTGAAGAGTTAGAACAGCGGCTGCGGGGACGGGGTAATGATCCAGAAGCGGCGATCGCCAAACGGCTCGTCCGGGCAAAAGAAGAATTGGCCATGAGCCATGAGTTCGACCATGAAATTGTCAATGACGACCTAGAAACAGCCTTAACAGAACTCGAAAAAGTGATTTTCAGCTAG
- the lexA gene encoding transcriptional repressor LexA gives MQKLTVAQQELYDWLVYYIQTNQHAPSIRQMMVAMNLRSPAPIQSRLERLRKKKYIDWIDGKARTLKILRPQQQREGLPILGTITAGGLVEPFTDDQSETLILNQVVNQPNCYALKVTGDSMIEAFITEGDYAIMQKVFDPDRVKNGTIVAARVTGDGTTLKHFYREGKKVVLKPANPKYDEIKTDALNVDLQGVLVGVWRGYGQ, from the coding sequence ATGCAAAAATTAACTGTTGCCCAACAAGAACTCTACGATTGGCTTGTTTACTACATCCAGACAAACCAACATGCCCCATCCATTCGCCAGATGATGGTCGCGATGAATTTGCGATCGCCAGCACCAATCCAAAGCCGTTTAGAGCGACTGCGCAAGAAAAAATACATCGACTGGATCGATGGCAAAGCCCGTACTCTCAAGATTTTGCGCCCCCAACAACAGCGAGAAGGTCTGCCGATTCTGGGGACAATTACCGCTGGTGGCCTGGTTGAACCTTTTACGGATGATCAAAGTGAGACCCTGATTCTTAATCAAGTCGTCAACCAACCTAATTGTTATGCCCTCAAAGTCACCGGTGACAGCATGATTGAAGCCTTCATTACCGAAGGGGATTACGCGATCATGCAAAAAGTATTTGACCCAGACCGTGTTAAAAATGGCACTATTGTCGCGGCGCGTGTGACAGGGGACGGCACAACCCTAAAGCACTTTTATCGGGAAGGAAAAAAAGTTGTTCTTAAGCCCGCAAACCCCAAGTATGACGAAATAAAAACCGATGCGCTCAATGTCGATTTACAGGGGGTTTTAGTGGGAGTTTGGCGCGGCTACGGCCAATAG
- the recG gene encoding ATP-dependent DNA helicase RecG, whose protein sequence is MNQPDFLRLQKALSIEAERGFQDLQGHQHRFSEFLCLSFGAVPPAGIDPDQRRRWQGFAQKFADYPVATLGDRRLLVAGARRFLQQLKQELEQPSQIAPKAKLPRTQSVCESNVKSSTYGKRISLDQPLMYLPGIGPKRSNQLAKLGLETVRDALFYYPRQHIDYAKQVKITDLEAGETVTLVGHVVRCNIFTSPKNQKLSIFELWLRDSSGRIKLSRFYAGTRYSNRGWQEKMKRQYPQGVAIAASGLVKKNKYGLTLDNPEIEVLDSSGADIKSLKIGRVLPVYPLTEGVPADLIRKVVINSLPAIAQLKDAFPTAFREQHGLMKLQEAIANIHFPENAEILQQARQRLVFDEFFYLQLGFLQRRQQEKASQKSAVFIPQGELIKRFEKLLPFQLTNAQQRVITEILADLAQSTPMNRLVQGDVGAGKTVVAVFAILAAIQSGYQAALMAPTEVLAEQHYRKLVGWFNLLHLPVELLTGSTKTKKRREIHSQLQTGELKVLVGTHALIEDPVQFQNLGLVVIDEQHRFGVQQRGRLLAKGKAPHVLTMTATPIPRSLALTLHGDLDVSQIDELPPGRQPIDTRVIKGGDRHKAYELIKREVAQGRQAYVIFPLIEESEKLEAKAAVAEHQRLSEQVFKSFNVGLLHGRMKSEEKDAALNAFRDNQNHIIVSTTVIEVGVDVPNATVMLIENAERFGLSQLHQLRGRVGRGQHQSHCLLVTNSKNPDSQTRLRVLEQSTDGFFISEMDLRLRGPGEVLGTKQSGLPDFALASLTEDQEVLLIARQAAEQLLKIDPLLEQYPLMQQELQRKYQKLLGADVLT, encoded by the coding sequence ATGAATCAGCCGGATTTTTTGCGATTACAAAAAGCCTTATCCATCGAAGCAGAACGAGGCTTTCAGGATCTCCAGGGCCATCAGCATCGGTTTAGCGAATTTCTTTGCTTGAGTTTTGGCGCAGTTCCCCCGGCAGGCATTGATCCGGATCAGCGACGCCGGTGGCAGGGATTTGCCCAGAAATTTGCCGATTACCCCGTGGCAACGTTAGGCGATCGCCGTCTTTTGGTAGCCGGGGCGAGACGTTTTTTGCAGCAACTTAAACAAGAGCTAGAACAGCCAAGCCAGATTGCTCCCAAAGCGAAACTGCCCCGCACCCAATCGGTCTGTGAAAGTAATGTCAAAAGTTCAACCTATGGCAAGAGAATTTCCCTGGATCAACCGTTGATGTATTTGCCAGGCATCGGGCCGAAACGCAGCAACCAATTGGCAAAGCTAGGTTTAGAGACGGTGCGGGATGCACTCTTTTACTACCCCCGACAGCACATCGACTATGCCAAGCAGGTCAAAATCACTGACCTAGAAGCGGGAGAAACGGTGACCCTGGTGGGCCATGTGGTGCGTTGCAATATTTTTACCAGCCCGAAAAACCAGAAGCTCAGTATTTTCGAACTCTGGTTGCGGGATAGCAGTGGCCGCATTAAGCTCAGTCGTTTCTATGCGGGCACCCGTTACAGTAATCGGGGTTGGCAAGAAAAAATGAAACGGCAATATCCCCAGGGGGTGGCGATCGCCGCGTCGGGATTGGTGAAAAAAAATAAATATGGCCTCACCCTCGACAACCCAGAAATTGAGGTGCTCGACAGCAGTGGCGCTGATATCAAATCCCTGAAAATTGGCCGAGTATTGCCCGTTTATCCCCTCACGGAAGGGGTCCCCGCCGACCTAATTCGGAAGGTGGTCATTAACTCTCTACCTGCCATTGCGCAGCTTAAGGATGCTTTTCCCACCGCTTTTCGGGAGCAACACGGCTTGATGAAACTCCAAGAGGCGATCGCCAATATTCATTTCCCAGAAAATGCCGAAATTCTCCAACAGGCGCGGCAACGGCTGGTTTTCGATGAATTTTTCTACTTGCAACTGGGTTTCCTCCAACGGCGGCAACAGGAGAAAGCGAGCCAAAAAAGTGCTGTGTTTATTCCCCAGGGGGAACTCATTAAACGTTTTGAAAAACTGCTGCCCTTCCAACTCACCAACGCTCAGCAACGGGTGATCACTGAAATTCTTGCGGATCTGGCCCAGTCAACGCCAATGAATCGCCTTGTCCAGGGGGATGTGGGGGCGGGGAAAACTGTCGTGGCAGTCTTTGCAATCCTGGCCGCGATCCAGTCTGGCTACCAAGCCGCTCTCATGGCGCCCACCGAAGTCCTTGCCGAGCAGCATTACCGGAAATTGGTGGGCTGGTTTAACCTGCTCCATCTGCCCGTTGAACTGCTCACGGGTTCGACAAAAACGAAAAAACGTCGGGAAATCCATAGTCAATTGCAAACGGGAGAACTCAAAGTTCTCGTCGGCACCCACGCCCTAATCGAAGATCCGGTACAGTTCCAAAATCTCGGCCTGGTGGTGATCGACGAACAGCACCGCTTTGGTGTCCAACAGCGGGGGAGACTCCTCGCCAAGGGGAAAGCGCCTCACGTCCTGACCATGACCGCCACCCCGATTCCCCGGAGCTTGGCCCTCACCCTCCATGGGGACTTGGATGTTAGTCAAATTGATGAGCTGCCCCCCGGTCGCCAACCCATCGATACGCGGGTGATCAAAGGAGGCGATCGCCACAAAGCCTACGAACTGATTAAGCGGGAAGTAGCCCAGGGTCGCCAAGCCTACGTCATTTTTCCGCTAATTGAAGAATCCGAAAAACTCGAAGCTAAGGCCGCCGTCGCCGAACACCAAAGGCTTTCTGAGCAAGTGTTCAAGAGCTTTAACGTGGGTTTACTGCACGGCCGCATGAAATCCGAGGAAAAAGACGCCGCCCTCAATGCTTTCCGCGATAACCAAAACCACATTATTGTTTCCACCACTGTGATCGAAGTGGGGGTTGATGTGCCCAATGCGACGGTAATGCTGATCGAAAATGCCGAACGCTTTGGCCTCTCCCAGTTGCACCAGTTGCGGGGGCGTGTCGGTCGGGGTCAACATCAATCCCACTGTTTGCTCGTCACCAATAGTAAAAATCCTGATTCCCAAACTCGTCTCCGGGTGTTGGAGCAATCCACCGACGGTTTTTTTATCTCAGAAATGGATCTACGCCTGCGGGGGCCGGGGGAAGTGCTGGGGACGAAACAGTCGGGGCTACCAGATTTTGCCCTAGCCAGTCTGACAGAAGATCAAGAGGTTTTACTTATTGCCCGACAAGCGGCAGAACAATTGCTCAAAATTGATCCTCTCCTAGAGCAATATCCCCTGATGCAACAGGAACTCCAGCGCAAATACCAAAAATTGTTGGGGGCTGACGTCCTGACCTAG
- the remA gene encoding extracellular matrix/biofilm regulator RemA: MEIQLINIGFGNIVSANRVIAIVSPESAPIKRIISDARDRGQLIDATYGRRTRAVIITDSSHVVLSAIQPETVAHRFVVQKDPAMAMTKV, translated from the coding sequence ATGGAAATACAATTAATTAATATCGGTTTCGGTAATATTGTCTCTGCCAATCGTGTCATTGCGATTGTGAGTCCTGAGTCTGCACCGATCAAACGGATCATTAGCGATGCGCGCGATCGCGGCCAATTAATTGATGCCACCTATGGTAGACGTACCCGAGCAGTGATTATTACAGATTCCAGCCATGTGGTACTATCAGCGATCCAACCAGAGACAGTGGCCCATCGCTTTGTTGTGCAAAAAGATCCCGCCATGGCGATGACCAAAGTTTAA
- a CDS encoding DMT family transporter, with protein MSPVLQLAIATLILGTSGVFIKLAALSPLVMTFFRAGIPLIFVSGLFLYRREPLFWGATPFLLLISFLDAVRGLCYIIGFSYADLSSAVVILYTWPLFTTLLSWIFLKETIPHRNLWLLPCFILGIIVIYADAEISLSSRSFLGLTSVLIAAVLVASTVVMYKVKAADFSVYRLIFYQNLVAGVVSFPFLLGTQPWPNLFQFTMGGIYGISIGIIGFMLFFSALSKLKASTTALLCYLEILSTIVCGIVFFQEELSVNIILGASLILGGSFCLKKTGDVAP; from the coding sequence ATGAGTCCTGTACTGCAATTGGCGATCGCCACCCTGATTTTGGGGACCTCCGGCGTCTTTATCAAACTGGCCGCTTTGTCTCCCCTCGTGATGACCTTTTTTCGGGCGGGCATTCCCCTAATCTTCGTCTCAGGTTTATTCCTTTACCGTCGGGAACCTCTTTTTTGGGGCGCAACTCCTTTTTTGTTGCTCATTTCCTTTCTCGATGCCGTGCGGGGATTATGCTACATCATTGGCTTTAGCTATGCCGACCTCAGCAGTGCCGTCGTGATCCTCTACACCTGGCCCCTATTTACGACCCTATTGAGTTGGATTTTTCTCAAAGAAACAATTCCCCACCGTAACCTGTGGCTATTACCCTGCTTCATTTTGGGGATCATCGTTATCTACGCTGATGCGGAAATTAGTCTATCGAGCCGGAGCTTCTTGGGTCTTACCAGCGTTCTCATTGCCGCCGTTTTGGTGGCGTCTACTGTGGTGATGTACAAAGTTAAAGCCGCTGATTTTTCGGTATATCGGCTGATTTTTTACCAAAACCTTGTTGCTGGCGTCGTTTCCTTTCCTTTTCTGCTAGGAACTCAACCTTGGCCCAACCTATTTCAGTTCACCATGGGAGGGATTTACGGTATTTCCATCGGGATTATTGGTTTTATGCTGTTTTTTTCTGCCCTTAGTAAACTCAAAGCTTCGACCACAGCCCTCCTCTGTTATCTCGAAATTTTAAGCACTATTGTCTGTGGCATCGTCTTTTTCCAAGAAGAGCTTTCCGTAAATATTATTCTGGGCGCTTCCCTAATTTTAGGAGGGAGTTTCTGTTTGAAAAAAACCGGCGATGTTGCCCCCTAG
- the clpP gene encoding ATP-dependent Clp endopeptidase proteolytic subunit ClpP encodes MIPTVIESSGRGERAFDIYSRLLRERIVFLGTQVNDEIANLIVAQLLFLEADDPEKDIYLYINSPGGSVSAGMGIFDTMNQVRPDVCTICIGLAASMGAFLLSAGAKGKRMSLPNSRIMIHQPLGGAQGQATDIEIQAKEILYLKGKLNQHLADHTGQPLEKIEIDTDRDFFMSAAEAKDYGLIDQVIERSPSATNPA; translated from the coding sequence ATGATTCCAACCGTTATCGAAAGTTCTGGTCGGGGCGAACGTGCCTTTGATATTTACTCTCGTCTACTCCGGGAGCGCATTGTGTTCCTCGGCACCCAAGTCAACGACGAAATTGCCAATCTCATCGTGGCACAGTTGTTATTCCTCGAAGCCGATGATCCCGAAAAGGATATTTACCTCTACATCAATTCTCCGGGGGGTTCTGTCTCAGCCGGCATGGGGATCTTCGATACGATGAACCAAGTGCGTCCGGATGTTTGTACGATCTGTATTGGTCTAGCGGCCAGTATGGGGGCGTTTCTGCTGAGTGCTGGGGCCAAAGGGAAGCGCATGAGCTTACCCAACTCCCGGATTATGATCCACCAACCCCTAGGCGGTGCCCAGGGCCAGGCGACGGATATTGAAATTCAAGCCAAAGAAATTCTTTATCTCAAAGGCAAGCTCAACCAACACCTGGCTGACCACACAGGCCAACCTTTAGAAAAGATTGAGATTGATACAGACCGCGATTTCTTCATGTCTGCAGCGGAGGCGAAGGATTATGGCCTCATTGATCAGGTCATTGAGAGAAGTCCTTCGGCCACAAATCCAGCTTAG
- a CDS encoding ferredoxin-thioredoxin reductase catalytic domain-containing protein — MTAENNASDKALELMKNFAEKYAQRTGTYFCVDPSVTAVVIEGLAKHKEELGAPLCPCRHYEDKKAEVDNAFWNCPCVPMRERNDCHCMLFITEDNDFAGDKQEIELDYVKEVAASMKG; from the coding sequence ATGACTGCTGAGAACAATGCTTCCGACAAGGCTTTAGAGTTGATGAAAAACTTTGCCGAAAAATACGCCCAACGCACAGGCACCTATTTTTGTGTCGATCCTTCGGTAACGGCAGTTGTGATCGAAGGCCTCGCTAAACATAAAGAAGAATTGGGTGCGCCCCTCTGTCCCTGTCGCCATTACGAAGACAAAAAAGCGGAAGTTGACAATGCCTTTTGGAACTGCCCCTGTGTCCCCATGCGGGAGCGCAATGATTGCCACTGTATGCTCTTTATCACCGAAGACAACGATTTCGCTGGCGATAAGCAGGAAATTGAACTGGATTACGTCAAAGAAGTAGCGGCGAGCATGAAAGGATAG
- a CDS encoding lipid-A-disaccharide synthase-related protein → MRILCLSNGHGEDVIAVQILSAIQAQNPEVSLAALPIVGTGHAYQKLDIPIIGRTQQMPSGGFVYMDNRQLMRDLKGGLLQLTWQQYQAVKRWKNQGQEKSLILAVGDIVPLIFAWLSGCRYAFVGTAKSEYYLRDRQGNWLPKTSALEKWFGSVYLPWERWLLSRKNCVAVYPRDRLTTDVLTTYKIPAVNLGNPMMDGLEPPENLPQKETKQTLTFVLLPGSRPPEALHNWQKILQAAQLFVEKYQAVNFMAAIAPSLDPKEFFDCLSSLGWQKLDSQPTELTFGDPEAQVFQQNKAQLVFTQHRYAESLHCADLAIAMAGTATEQFVGLGKPALTIVGAGPQFTPAFAEAQTRLLGESVLLCSRPKAVPDKVDFLLSHPDLLQAIAINGQERMGTAGAANRIASHLLAL, encoded by the coding sequence ATGCGGATTTTATGTCTCAGTAATGGCCACGGAGAAGATGTGATCGCCGTCCAAATCCTCAGCGCCATCCAAGCCCAAAACCCAGAGGTGAGCCTCGCTGCGTTGCCTATTGTTGGTACAGGTCATGCCTACCAAAAGTTAGATATACCAATCATTGGTCGTACCCAGCAAATGCCTTCTGGGGGGTTTGTTTATATGGATAATCGGCAATTAATGCGGGATCTTAAAGGGGGTTTACTGCAGCTCACTTGGCAACAATATCAGGCTGTGAAACGCTGGAAAAACCAAGGACAAGAAAAGTCCTTAATTCTTGCGGTGGGTGATATTGTCCCGCTCATTTTTGCTTGGCTCAGTGGTTGCCGATATGCTTTTGTGGGGACAGCAAAGTCAGAATATTATTTGCGCGATCGCCAGGGAAATTGGCTCCCGAAAACTTCTGCCCTCGAAAAGTGGTTTGGGTCAGTTTATTTGCCCTGGGAACGGTGGCTGCTCAGTCGGAAAAATTGTGTCGCTGTCTATCCGCGCGATCGCCTCACCACCGATGTTTTAACAACCTACAAGATTCCCGCCGTAAATTTGGGGAACCCAATGATGGATGGCCTCGAACCTCCTGAAAATTTGCCCCAGAAGGAAACAAAACAAACTTTGACCTTTGTCTTGCTGCCCGGTTCGCGCCCCCCGGAAGCCCTACACAATTGGCAAAAAATTCTCCAAGCCGCACAATTATTTGTGGAAAAGTACCAGGCGGTGAATTTTATGGCGGCGATCGCCCCTAGTCTCGACCCAAAAGAATTCTTCGACTGTTTGTCCTCTTTAGGTTGGCAAAAACTCGATTCCCAGCCCACTGAACTCACGTTTGGTGATCCTGAAGCCCAGGTTTTCCAGCAAAATAAAGCTCAGCTTGTCTTCACCCAACATCGCTATGCCGAAAGTTTGCACTGTGCTGATTTGGCGATCGCCATGGCGGGTACGGCCACCGAACAATTTGTTGGCCTGGGAAAGCCTGCTTTGACCATCGTCGGTGCTGGCCCCCAATTTACCCCGGCCTTCGCTGAGGCCCAAACCCGGCTCCTGGGAGAATCCGTGCTTCTTTGTTCTCGCCCCAAAGCCGTTCCTGATAAAGTAGATTTTTTGCTGAGTCATCCTGATTTACTCCAGGCGATCGCCATCAACGGCCAAGAACGCATGGGTACGGCTGGTGCAGCGAACCGTATCGCTAGTCATCTTTTGGCACTTTAA
- a CDS encoding DUF1816 domain-containing protein — MTGLIIFAVYSLALGSVFYYLNQPYNRDWWLKVTTMNPFCVYYFGPFSSEKIARCHLAGYQEDLEREQATITQVVLNQTMPPAQLTICPEEA, encoded by the coding sequence ATGACTGGTTTAATTATTTTTGCGGTTTATTCCCTAGCCCTGGGTTCTGTATTTTATTATCTCAACCAACCCTATAACCGCGATTGGTGGCTCAAAGTGACTACCATGAATCCATTTTGTGTCTACTACTTTGGCCCTTTTTCCAGTGAAAAAATAGCCCGCTGTCATCTGGCGGGTTACCAAGAAGACTTGGAACGAGAACAGGCCACAATTACCCAGGTTGTTTTAAATCAAACGATGCCCCCGGCACAACTGACCATTTGTCCGGAAGAAGCATAA
- a CDS encoding class I SAM-dependent methyltransferase, translated as MAEYIHGYDPEEQQRLVDQARYWGDRLLLKDLAFDPKAKILDIGCGVGAVLEIIGEKFPTLTFAGIDHQPRQIAYATEYLRRLGFKTDLQVGDAYTLPWAENTFDFALTVWLLEHVPDSAGIIAEALRVLRPGGKICLTETDYQNLLIYPPHPDFDYFQQALCELFQVADGNPYVGRSLGGYLEQAGFTGVKNEAIAVHHWHSPQNQDLKGLVDHLDTWIKLMIPQMVEKLGKNPDHLENGLTHFRQVPQHPHGAITLTIYRATGCKPQP; from the coding sequence ATGGCTGAATATATCCACGGGTATGATCCAGAGGAACAACAACGTCTCGTTGATCAAGCACGCTACTGGGGCGATCGCCTGTTGTTAAAAGATCTCGCATTTGACCCCAAGGCGAAAATTTTAGACATTGGTTGTGGCGTCGGCGCTGTCCTTGAGATCATCGGTGAAAAGTTTCCCACCCTAACCTTTGCGGGCATCGATCACCAACCCCGTCAAATTGCCTATGCCACAGAATATTTACGTCGCCTGGGGTTCAAGACTGACCTCCAAGTGGGGGATGCCTACACTTTGCCCTGGGCAGAAAATACCTTTGATTTTGCCCTGACCGTGTGGCTCCTGGAGCACGTACCCGATTCGGCGGGAATTATTGCTGAAGCGTTGCGGGTTTTACGACCAGGGGGCAAAATTTGCCTGACAGAAACCGATTACCAAAATCTTTTAATTTATCCGCCCCATCCTGATTTTGACTATTTTCAGCAGGCTCTTTGTGAATTATTTCAAGTTGCAGACGGCAATCCCTATGTTGGTCGCAGCTTAGGGGGATATTTAGAACAGGCGGGCTTTACTGGGGTTAAAAATGAGGCGATCGCCGTTCACCATTGGCACAGTCCCCAAAATCAAGATCTAAAAGGCTTAGTCGATCATCTCGACACCTGGATCAAACTGATGATCCCCCAGATGGTAGAGAAATTAGGCAAAAATCCCGACCACCTCGAAAACGGCTTAACTCACTTTCGTCAAGTGCCGCAACATCCCCACGGCGCAATTACCCTGACCATTTATCGCGCCACAGGTTGCAAGCCTCAACCATAA
- a CDS encoding DUF3386 domain-containing protein, which produces MTQTLTAQDAFRAAYENRYTWDQDFPGFTATVTFTHGDQSYTGTVAIKADMSFEVTGIEAEAAKKEIEGQLWEITVHRVRRSFEDSHGKNSFEFGEKFADGAQEIQVTGASMGNSYKIKNNVVTFVNRKIRDIIVNINTFDVLNTDEGYLSLGYDSVYFDAATKEPKAGKSLFRDSFEKVSGYYVLTRREITYLENDQEVDKKVFTFTDIQF; this is translated from the coding sequence ATGACACAGACTCTCACCGCCCAGGATGCCTTTCGGGCCGCCTACGAAAACCGCTACACCTGGGATCAAGATTTTCCCGGCTTTACTGCCACCGTTACCTTTACCCACGGCGACCAGAGCTACACCGGCACAGTAGCCATCAAAGCCGATATGTCCTTTGAGGTCACAGGGATTGAAGCCGAAGCAGCAAAAAAAGAAATCGAAGGTCAACTGTGGGAAATCACTGTCCACCGAGTACGCCGCTCCTTTGAAGACAGCCACGGCAAAAATAGCTTTGAATTTGGCGAAAAGTTTGCCGACGGTGCCCAGGAAATCCAAGTGACTGGCGCGTCCATGGGGAATTCCTACAAAATCAAAAATAATGTCGTTACCTTTGTGAACCGCAAGATCCGCGACATCATCGTTAACATCAATACCTTTGACGTGCTCAATACCGACGAAGGCTATCTTTCTTTGGGCTATGATTCGGTCTATTTTGATGCGGCCACCAAAGAACCCAAAGCGGGTAAGAGCCTTTTCCGGGATAGCTTCGAAAAAGTTAGCGGTTACTATGTCCTCACCCGTCGGGAGATCACTTACCTAGAAAACGATCAAGAAGTTGATAAAAAAGTGTTTACCTTCACTGATATTCAATTTTAG
- a CDS encoding Uma2 family endonuclease — protein sequence MIANLNVPSRKMTPEEYLDWEATQELRYEYIDGEIIAMTGGSVNHGRIYLNLYAALRSHLAKRGCEAFVADVKVQDQKNQRYFYPDLVVTCHPDDRRNNQFIQHPTVIVEVLSPSTANYDQSRKLKLYRQIPSLQEYVLIDSQQISVALYQRQSGRMWGYSDYGPDETFWLPSIEFECAVADLYENAILETLDDE from the coding sequence ATGATTGCGAACCTCAATGTACCTTCTAGAAAAATGACCCCGGAGGAATACCTCGACTGGGAAGCTACCCAGGAACTCCGGTATGAATACATTGATGGCGAAATTATTGCGATGACTGGTGGTAGCGTGAATCACGGTAGGATTTATCTCAATCTGTACGCTGCATTACGCTCTCATCTCGCAAAACGAGGTTGTGAAGCCTTTGTCGCCGATGTCAAAGTGCAGGATCAAAAAAATCAGCGATATTTTTATCCCGATCTTGTGGTGACCTGCCATCCCGATGACCGCCGCAATAATCAATTTATCCAACATCCCACGGTGATTGTAGAAGTCCTTTCTCCCAGCACCGCCAACTATGACCAAAGCCGTAAACTAAAGCTCTATCGGCAAATTCCCAGCCTCCAGGAATATGTTTTAATCGACAGTCAACAAATTTCTGTGGCCCTTTACCAACGGCAATCGGGCCGGATGTGGGGTTACAGCGACTACGGCCCCGACGAAACCTTTTGGCTCCCCAGTATTGAATTTGAATGTGCTGTGGCTGATCTTTATGAAAATGCGATTCTTGAGACTCTTGATGACGAATAG